In Actinomycetota bacterium, one DNA window encodes the following:
- a CDS encoding ATP-binding protein produces the protein MQNNPDIKKFLAELNMSDVLNVEEDLGNGFVRLKISEAERRQALQDINCVEDIIVELLRNSRDAQAKNIFIATKKLGDSQRVIHFIDDGTGIPEKFQKIIFESRVTSKLDNAKKDAYGFHGRGMALFSIKLNVEDISITYSEHQRGTCFYVMVDLNDLPEKKDQSIMPQITETEEGLTVMGGVNNIIKAIMEFQLQNPEITIYYGTSTQILATMRSRESQYPKWAEWAELCNFLQSNTVKIHEIPLLADSYNVLEEISSRIFGMDISQRSIQRVIYGEIPPLEPVKNNYRGPVLEDKEKKERNLKLYDEIGLVNRFKPEEIKGIIKSVAKKIDSMGNKYFLSVQNVEYKKKNNRLNIDIELKQKD, from the coding sequence ATGCAAAATAATCCTGACATTAAGAAGTTTTTGGCCGAACTCAATATGTCAGATGTGCTTAATGTAGAAGAAGATTTGGGTAATGGCTTTGTCAGGCTAAAAATATCGGAGGCAGAGAGAAGGCAGGCTCTTCAGGATATAAATTGTGTGGAAGACATAATAGTGGAACTGCTCCGAAACAGTAGGGACGCACAGGCCAAAAACATCTTTATAGCTACTAAAAAATTGGGAGATTCCCAACGGGTTATTCATTTTATAGATGATGGAACAGGTATACCCGAAAAGTTTCAAAAAATAATTTTTGAGTCCAGGGTTACTTCCAAGCTGGATAACGCCAAAAAGGATGCCTATGGGTTTCATGGGCGGGGCATGGCCCTTTTTTCCATTAAGCTAAATGTGGAAGATATCAGTATCACCTATTCTGAACACCAGAGGGGTACCTGTTTTTATGTTATGGTAGATTTAAATGATCTTCCTGAAAAAAAAGACCAATCCATTATGCCCCAGATAACAGAAACCGAAGAAGGCCTTACTGTTATGGGGGGAGTCAATAATATTATAAAGGCCATCATGGAGTTCCAGCTCCAAAACCCGGAAATAACCATTTATTACGGTACCTCTACCCAAATCCTGGCTACCATGAGGAGCAGGGAAAGCCAGTATCCAAAATGGGCAGAGTGGGCTGAACTGTGTAACTTCCTGCAGTCTAATACTGTTAAAATACACGAAATCCCTTTATTGGCTGACAGCTACAATGTACTGGAAGAAATTAGCAGCAGGATTTTTGGCATGGATATATCCCAGAGAAGCATTCAAAGGGTAATCTATGGGGAAATACCGCCTTTGGAGCCTGTTAAAAATAATTATAGGGGACCTGTTCTGGAAGATAAGGAAAAAAAAGAAAGAAATTTAAAACTGTATGATGAAATAGGACTGGTAAATAGGTTTAAACCTGAAGAAATAAAAGGTATAATTAAATCAGTAGCCAAAAAAATAGACAGCATGGGAAATAAATATTTCCTGTCAGTACAAAATGTAGAATACAAAAAGAAAAATAATAGGTTAAACATAGATATAGAATTGAAGCAAAAAGATTGA
- the dut gene encoding dUTP diphosphatase yields MVTINVKSIDKNAKFPTYAHPGDAGMDLYSRVMITLKPMERKKIPTGIQVAIPEGYAGFVQPKSGLAIDNGIALVNSPGLIDSGFRGEICAILINLDQKQDFIINKGDKICQLVIQKVEKAEIKTVSQLDNTSRGKGGFGSTGRF; encoded by the coding sequence ATGGTAACTATTAATGTAAAATCAATTGATAAAAACGCTAAGTTTCCCACTTACGCTCATCCCGGGGATGCTGGAATGGATCTGTACAGCAGGGTAATGATAACTTTAAAACCCATGGAAAGAAAGAAAATTCCTACCGGTATACAGGTGGCTATACCTGAAGGTTATGCCGGATTTGTGCAACCTAAATCTGGATTGGCCATTGATAATGGAATAGCGCTGGTAAACAGTCCAGGGCTAATTGATTCAGGGTTTAGGGGTGAAATATGTGCAATCTTAATTAATTTAGACCAGAAACAGGATTTTATTATAAATAAAGGCGATAAAATATGCCAGTTGGTTATACAAAAAGTAGAGAAAGCTGAAATTAAGACAGTTAGCCAACTGGATAATACCAGTAGGGGGAAGGGAGGGTTTGGCAGCACTGGAAGATTCTAA
- the miaB gene encoding tRNA (N6-isopentenyl adenosine(37)-C2)-methylthiotransferase MiaB, which translates to MKAFIKTFGCQMNEYDSERIAFYLSSQGYEPTNQIEKADIIIFNTCAVREKAKNKLYGHLGNLKTLKKDNPRLIIGVGGCTAQSLKGQIIEDFPFVDIVFGTLNISELPRLIQESSITGQSLCSAPEDGFDYQLDQAQRVCSFKAYLPIITGCNNFCSYCIVPLVRGREKSLDPDLIVKKARQLVSDGVQEITLLGQNVNSYGNDLAMGIDFAQLLKKVSDTGIPRIRFMTSHPKDFSFEAVEAIAQRENILNHIHLPLQSGSDAVLSRMNRKYDTARYMDIVENIRKKIKDYSLTTDIIVGFPGETRDDFDKTLDMIQKVRFKRAFTFIYSARKGTRAALLEDNIELQQKKKWFYELVEVQNKISYEENLKMEGKRYKGLVEGKSPKGQDLLQARLDDNTIVLLEGKEDLIGKLVVVDIMEAKNFYLKGKLNSICSS; encoded by the coding sequence ATGAAAGCATTTATTAAAACATTTGGATGCCAGATGAATGAGTATGACTCGGAGAGGATTGCTTTTTACCTAAGCAGCCAGGGTTATGAGCCAACCAATCAAATTGAAAAAGCAGATATCATCATATTTAATACCTGTGCGGTAAGGGAAAAGGCTAAAAACAAACTCTATGGGCATCTGGGCAACCTAAAAACTTTAAAAAAAGATAACCCCCGGTTAATAATAGGGGTGGGGGGCTGCACTGCCCAGAGCCTGAAGGGCCAAATAATAGAAGATTTCCCATTTGTGGACATAGTATTTGGCACCCTTAATATCTCGGAGCTGCCCCGCCTTATACAGGAAAGCAGCATCACCGGCCAAAGTCTATGCAGTGCCCCTGAAGACGGTTTTGATTATCAGCTGGATCAGGCCCAAAGAGTTTGCTCTTTTAAAGCTTACCTGCCCATAATTACCGGATGCAATAATTTTTGCTCCTACTGCATAGTGCCATTGGTAAGGGGTAGGGAAAAATCCTTGGACCCGGACTTAATTGTAAAAAAGGCCAGGCAGCTGGTATCGGATGGGGTACAGGAAATTACCTTGCTGGGGCAGAATGTAAACTCTTACGGGAATGATCTTGCCATGGGTATAGATTTTGCCCAGCTGCTTAAAAAAGTCAGCGATACCGGTATCCCCAGGATAAGGTTCATGACTTCACATCCTAAAGATTTTAGTTTTGAAGCCGTAGAAGCTATTGCTCAAAGGGAAAACATATTAAACCATATACATCTGCCACTGCAGTCTGGCTCCGATGCTGTTTTAAGCAGAATGAACCGAAAATATGATACCGCAAGGTATATGGATATAGTGGAAAACATAAGGAAAAAAATAAAAGACTATTCGCTTACCACCGATATAATTGTAGGTTTTCCGGGTGAGACCCGTGATGATTTTGATAAGACCTTGGATATGATCCAAAAGGTAAGGTTTAAAAGGGCTTTTACCTTTATTTATTCTGCCCGGAAGGGAACCAGGGCAGCCCTGCTTGAGGATAATATAGAGCTGCAGCAGAAAAAAAAGTGGTTTTATGAACTGGTAGAGGTTCAAAATAAAATAAGTTATGAGGAAAATTTAAAAATGGAAGGCAAGCGGTATAAGGGTTTGGTAGAAGGCAAGAGCCCCAAAGGCCAGGACCTGCTGCAGGCCCGGCTGGATGATAACACTATAGTGCTTCTGGAAGGAAAAGAAGACCTAATAGGAAAGCTGGTAGTGGTGGATATTATGGAAGCTAAGAATTTTTATCTAAAGGGAAAGCTAAATAGTATATGCAGCAGTTAG
- a CDS encoding stage V sporulation protein S produces the protein MKLLKVSSNSKPNSVAGAIAGVIRSEGQVQIQTIGAGALNQTIKGIAIARGFIAPTGQDLVCIPFFKDIEVNGEIKTAIVITVEPR, from the coding sequence ATGAAACTTCTGAAGGTTTCTTCAAACTCTAAACCTAATTCAGTGGCCGGGGCTATTGCCGGAGTAATTAGAAGTGAGGGCCAAGTACAGATACAAACCATAGGGGCTGGTGCTTTAAACCAGACTATCAAGGGCATAGCTATTGCCCGCGGTTTTATTGCTCCCACTGGACAGGATTTGGTTTGTATTCCCTTTTTTAAGGATATAGAGGTAAACGGCGAGATAAAGACGGCCATTGTGATTACGGTAGAGCCCAGGTAA
- the miaA gene encoding tRNA (adenosine(37)-N6)-dimethylallyltransferase MiaA, with amino-acid sequence MQQLEARAEALREKLVSQKSVLIICGPTGVGKSKLAADWAQRWKTGIISVDSMQVYQGMTIGTDKQYSPHFKLYMVDLFTPDHYITAVRFRQICRPLIEQNFLDRGKIPILAGGSGLYIRAVTDRLKFAPPQDRDIRHNLGEKIKEEGIGKYYQLLQKVDRPYSLKISANDERRIIRGLEVYYISGKPFSSYQDDWEERDSDYNSIFIGLNKDRKLLYADIESRVDLMFEKGLVDEVNKLLEQGFEHSFPLKQAVGYREVIKYIKGQIDLEQCRKLVKQNTRRLAKKQLTWFSKDPRINWIRVDNYDNILSLNHDFLKIIEERLDG; translated from the coding sequence ATGCAGCAGTTAGAAGCCAGGGCGGAAGCCTTAAGAGAAAAATTGGTATCCCAAAAGTCGGTATTGATTATATGCGGCCCTACCGGGGTAGGAAAAAGCAAATTGGCGGCAGATTGGGCGCAGAGATGGAAAACCGGTATTATATCAGTGGACTCCATGCAGGTATACCAGGGGATGACCATTGGTACGGATAAGCAGTACAGTCCTCATTTTAAGCTGTATATGGTAGATCTTTTTACGCCAGACCATTATATTACCGCAGTAAGGTTCAGGCAAATCTGCAGGCCGCTAATAGAACAAAATTTTTTAGATAGGGGCAAAATCCCTATTTTAGCTGGCGGTTCCGGGTTGTACATAAGGGCAGTAACAGACAGATTGAAATTTGCCCCTCCCCAGGATAGAGATATCAGGCATAATCTAGGGGAAAAAATAAAGGAGGAGGGAATAGGAAAATATTACCAGCTGCTTCAGAAGGTAGACCGGCCCTACAGCCTTAAAATTAGCGCCAATGATGAAAGGAGGATCATAAGGGGACTGGAAGTATATTATATAAGCGGAAAGCCTTTTTCTTCATATCAGGATGACTGGGAAGAGAGGGACTCTGACTATAACAGTATATTTATCGGTTTGAATAAAGATAGGAAGCTGCTTTATGCAGATATTGAATCCAGGGTGGACCTTATGTTTGAAAAAGGATTAGTCGATGAAGTAAACAAGCTGTTAGAGCAGGGTTTTGAGCATAGTTTTCCTTTAAAACAGGCGGTAGGATACCGGGAAGTAATTAAATATATCAAAGGGCAAATAGATTTGGAGCAATGCCGCAAGCTGGTTAAGCAAAATACCAGAAGACTGGCTAAAAAACAGCTTACCTGGTTCAGTAAAGACCCCAGGATTAATTGGATAAGAGTAGATAATTATGATAATATTTTGTCTTTAAACCATGATTTTTTAAAAATTATCGAAGAGAGGCTTGATGGCTGA
- the ilvC gene encoding ketol-acid reductoisomerase yields MVEIFYDRDIDSAILNEKTFAIIGYGSQGHAHAQNLRDSGMKVIIGELEDSSPAQKAKEKGFDVYSAAQAAKQADVVMILLPDQLQPDIFYNDIKPNLEPGNILCFAHGFNIHYNQILPPQDVDVIMIAPKGPGHIVRRMFAENSGVPSIIAVYQDYSGQAKQYALAYAKAIGAGRVGIITTTFKEETETDLFGEQAVLCGGTTELIRAGFDTLVEAGYQPEIAYFEVLSELKLIVDLIYEGGISRMRDSISDTAEYGDMMIGKKVITEQTRENMKQILKDIQSGQFAKDWILENRAGRPVYHAIKKIEENHPVEVVGKKLRKMMTWISKEDD; encoded by the coding sequence ATGGTCGAGATATTTTACGATCGGGACATTGACAGCGCGATACTCAATGAAAAAACCTTTGCTATTATTGGCTACGGAAGCCAGGGGCATGCGCATGCCCAAAATTTAAGGGACAGCGGGATGAAAGTCATTATAGGCGAATTGGAAGACAGCAGCCCTGCCCAGAAAGCAAAGGAAAAGGGATTTGACGTATATTCAGCTGCCCAGGCAGCAAAACAGGCAGATGTGGTTATGATCCTTCTTCCCGACCAGCTGCAGCCAGATATCTTCTATAATGACATAAAGCCCAATTTGGAGCCGGGCAATATATTATGTTTTGCCCATGGTTTTAACATCCATTATAACCAGATATTACCACCACAGGACGTAGATGTAATCATGATAGCTCCCAAAGGCCCTGGCCATATAGTTAGAAGGATGTTTGCTGAAAACAGCGGAGTGCCTTCTATTATTGCTGTATACCAGGATTATTCCGGCCAGGCCAAACAATACGCCCTGGCTTATGCCAAGGCTATAGGGGCAGGAAGGGTTGGAATTATCACCACTACCTTTAAGGAAGAAACTGAAACTGACCTGTTTGGAGAACAGGCTGTTCTTTGCGGGGGAACAACCGAACTTATAAGGGCTGGATTCGATACCCTGGTAGAAGCCGGTTACCAGCCGGAGATAGCCTATTTTGAGGTTTTAAGCGAATTAAAACTGATAGTAGACTTAATTTATGAAGGGGGAATATCCAGAATGAGGGACTCCATCAGTGATACTGCTGAATATGGTGACATGATGATAGGCAAAAAAGTTATTACTGAGCAAACTCGGGAAAATATGAAACAGATACTTAAAGACATCCAAAGCGGGCAATTTGCTAAAGACTGGATACTTGAAAATAGGGCAGGCAGGCCTGTCTATCATGCCATTAAAAAAATAGAAGAAAACCATCCGGTAGAAGTGGTGGGCAAAAAATTACGAAAAATGATGACTTGGATAAGCAAGGAAGACGATTAA
- a CDS encoding LL-diaminopimelate aminotransferase: MDIIESDRLKNLPPYLFAEIDQVIKQKKQQGQDVISLGIGDPDMPTADKIIEALYKGANDPKNHQYPSSYGMPEFNQAVARFYKSRFQVDLESAQVLPLWGSKEGIANIAYTFINPGDYSIIPDPGYLVYKIGTMFAGGISYSVPLMEKNNFLMDLDSIDPKIAKKAKIMYLNYPNNPTSAAASLPFFEKVVEFAKEYNIIVCHDNAYSDIFAHPGQQPVSLLNVKGAMEVGVEFNSLSKTFNMTGWRIAYAVGNKQIISSLGKYKTNVDSGIFNAVQLAAIEALDNYQELIAGNNYVYNLRRKKVKAILDNIGIEYYDSDYTIYIWSKVPSGFTSKSFAKMLLDKANVVVTPGSAFGPSGEGYFRISLTIDDARLEEALDRINSVL, from the coding sequence ATGGACATCATAGAATCAGACAGGCTTAAAAATTTGCCGCCTTATCTTTTTGCAGAAATAGACCAGGTTATTAAACAAAAAAAACAGCAGGGGCAAGATGTAATCAGCCTGGGCATAGGTGATCCTGACATGCCTACTGCAGATAAAATAATTGAAGCCCTCTATAAAGGGGCTAATGATCCTAAAAACCATCAGTACCCCTCCAGTTACGGAATGCCTGAATTTAACCAGGCAGTGGCCCGTTTTTACAAGAGTAGATTCCAGGTTGACCTGGAAAGCGCCCAGGTTCTGCCCCTGTGGGGTTCCAAGGAGGGAATTGCCAATATAGCTTATACTTTTATAAACCCTGGGGATTACTCTATTATTCCTGATCCAGGATACCTGGTTTATAAAATTGGCACTATGTTTGCGGGAGGTATATCTTATTCAGTACCACTAATGGAAAAGAATAATTTTTTAATGGATTTAGATAGCATAGATCCTAAAATTGCTAAAAAGGCTAAGATTATGTACTTAAATTACCCCAATAATCCGACATCGGCGGCGGCCAGCCTTCCTTTTTTTGAAAAAGTGGTAGAGTTTGCCAAAGAATATAATATTATAGTATGCCACGATAATGCTTATTCTGATATCTTTGCCCATCCAGGCCAGCAGCCGGTGAGCCTGTTAAATGTTAAGGGTGCCATGGAGGTAGGGGTAGAATTTAATTCCTTGTCCAAGACATTTAATATGACCGGGTGGAGAATTGCCTATGCGGTAGGAAATAAGCAAATTATCAGCAGCCTGGGTAAATATAAAACTAATGTAGACTCAGGTATATTTAATGCAGTACAGCTGGCAGCCATAGAAGCTTTGGATAATTACCAGGAACTGATAGCTGGAAATAATTATGTCTATAATTTAAGAAGAAAAAAGGTAAAGGCTATTTTAGACAATATAGGTATAGAATATTATGATTCAGATTATACTATCTATATCTGGTCAAAAGTACCTTCTGGATTTACTTCTAAATCCTTTGCTAAAATGTTATTGGATAAAGCTAATGTAGTGGTTACTCCCGGGAGTGCTTTTGGGCCTAGCGGTGAAGGTTATTTCAGGATTTCACTAACTATTGATGATGCTCGGCTGGAGGAGGCACTGGACAGGATTAACAGTGTTTTATAA
- the dapF gene encoding diaminopimelate epimerase: MADLHFSKLNGQGNDFILLDGVNQEINLTPKQVAFICDRHFGVGADGIIIARKSNKYDFKMDYFNADGSVAEMCGNGIRCMARFLWDRGITREDKMDIETLAGKKSIKIELQGGQPGNIEVNMGQPLFGPEQIPANLKGEDEVFGHKILAAGQTFTVNLVSMGNPHCVIFVDSSQGLKKIDLGKWGPVLEEHPLFPNKINVEFVYVQNKESLDMRVWERGVGQTLACGTGACASAVAAVKLGKIKPGIVVVNLPGGTVCVNWPGTGPVYLKGTANYVFDGTLFNI, from the coding sequence ATGGCTGATTTACATTTTTCCAAATTAAATGGCCAGGGCAATGACTTTATTCTATTGGACGGAGTAAACCAGGAGATCAATTTGACCCCTAAGCAGGTAGCCTTTATTTGTGACCGGCATTTTGGAGTGGGGGCCGATGGGATTATAATAGCCCGGAAATCCAATAAATATGATTTTAAGATGGATTACTTTAACGCTGATGGTTCAGTAGCAGAAATGTGCGGCAATGGGATCAGGTGCATGGCCAGGTTTCTATGGGATAGGGGAATCACCAGGGAGGATAAAATGGATATTGAGACCTTGGCCGGTAAGAAATCTATAAAAATAGAGTTGCAGGGAGGGCAGCCGGGAAATATTGAGGTTAATATGGGACAGCCTTTATTCGGGCCGGAACAAATTCCGGCCAACTTAAAAGGGGAAGATGAAGTATTTGGCCATAAGATTCTAGCTGCAGGCCAAACCTTTACAGTAAATTTGGTCTCCATGGGTAATCCCCACTGTGTAATTTTTGTTGATTCCAGCCAGGGTTTAAAGAAAATAGATTTAGGTAAGTGGGGCCCAGTATTGGAAGAACACCCCTTGTTTCCTAACAAAATTAATGTGGAGTTTGTTTATGTGCAGAATAAGGAAAGCTTGGATATGAGGGTATGGGAGAGGGGAGTAGGGCAGACCTTGGCCTGTGGGACAGGAGCCTGCGCTTCAGCAGTAGCTGCGGTTAAGCTGGGTAAAATCAAGCCGGGCATAGTCGTAGTAAACCTTCCAGGAGGAACTGTTTGCGTAAATTGGCCAGGCACAGGACCGGTTTATTTAAAAGGTACTGCCAATTATGTATTTGACGGAACGCTTTTCAATATATAG
- the hflX gene encoding GTPase HflX, giving the protein MNLSGKPESKFLEIIKDTREKALLVLIKNRDNRFSFDENVKELQNLAASAGADVEETVIHSQEEPNPKYYISTGKLEQIKQLVEHKDVGLVIIDEEITPTQQRNLQDKLRVKIIDRTALILDIFAQRAHSREGKLQVELAQLNYLLPRLRGRGLELSRLGGGIGTRGPGETKLEVDRRTIRKRISQLEKKINQISTQRNTQRKRRKISHTAQVALVGYTNSGKSTLLNQLTKSNVEAKNMLFSTLDSTVRKLKTGHGSEILLSDTVGFIEKLPHQLIASFKSTLEEVKQSDMLLMVIDTSNSNFDQHMDSVKSVLKEIGAHHKPILSVFNKIDKVDGEAIKKIKLKYPGSIFISALTGQGLDMLIEKVESSLATDYITLTVKIPYSENKLISKVFDHCQVLDKKYLEDSVLLTLSADTQFYSQLSDYIYKGSLSQY; this is encoded by the coding sequence ATGAATCTGTCAGGTAAACCTGAAAGTAAATTTTTGGAAATTATTAAAGATACCAGGGAAAAAGCATTACTGGTATTAATAAAGAACAGAGATAACCGTTTCAGTTTTGATGAAAATGTCAAGGAGCTTCAGAATCTGGCAGCCAGTGCCGGTGCGGATGTAGAAGAAACAGTAATACATTCCCAGGAGGAACCTAACCCTAAATACTATATAAGTACAGGAAAACTGGAACAAATCAAGCAATTAGTAGAACATAAGGATGTAGGCCTGGTTATTATTGATGAAGAAATAACCCCTACCCAACAGAGAAACCTCCAGGACAAGCTCAGGGTAAAAATAATAGACAGGACTGCCCTTATACTGGATATTTTTGCCCAGAGGGCCCATAGTAGGGAAGGTAAGCTGCAAGTGGAACTAGCCCAGCTTAATTATCTCCTGCCCCGGTTGCGGGGACGAGGCTTAGAGCTTTCCCGGCTGGGTGGAGGTATAGGCACCAGGGGACCTGGTGAAACCAAGCTGGAAGTTGACCGGAGGACTATCCGGAAGAGAATAAGCCAGCTGGAGAAAAAAATAAATCAAATAAGCACTCAGAGAAACACCCAGAGAAAAAGAAGGAAAATTAGCCATACTGCCCAGGTAGCTTTAGTAGGTTACACCAATAGTGGTAAGTCTACTTTATTAAATCAATTAACTAAATCTAATGTAGAAGCTAAAAATATGCTTTTTTCTACTCTGGATTCTACAGTAAGAAAACTTAAAACGGGGCATGGTAGTGAGATTCTGTTATCGGATACTGTGGGGTTTATTGAGAAACTGCCTCATCAGCTTATTGCTTCCTTTAAATCTACCTTAGAGGAAGTTAAACAATCAGATATGCTGCTTATGGTTATAGATACCAGTAATTCTAATTTTGACCAGCATATGGACAGTGTAAAATCCGTATTAAAGGAAATCGGAGCTCACCATAAACCCATATTGAGTGTATTTAACAAGATAGACAAAGTAGATGGGGAAGCAATTAAGAAAATTAAGCTAAAATATCCAGGGTCCATTTTTATATCTGCTTTGACTGGCCAGGGCCTCGATATGCTGATAGAAAAGGTTGAAAGCAGCCTTGCCACTGATTATATTACCTTAACCGTAAAAATACCCTATAGTGAAAATAAGCTTATATCCAAGGTATTTGATCATTGCCAGGTACTGGATAAGAAATATCTGGAAGATAGTGTTTTGCTTACTTTGAGTGCAGATACTCAATTCTATTCCCAGCTTTCAGATTATATATATAAGGGGAGCCTAAGCCAGTATTAA
- the lexA gene encoding transcriptional repressor LexA has product MRKNIEISDKQTLILEFILSSLKSNGYPPTVREIAKSVGLSSSATVYSHLKKLEKMGYIKRDPSKPRAIEILSKANHLINPAVDSSINQSVMVPLVGTVAAGTPILAEENIEDYFPLCQDFVKGNNPVFLLRVRGDSMVNAGILDRDYIIVRKQDTAINGEIVVALMEDESTVKRYFKTSKNIKLMPENDHMQPIITKNVSIIGKVIGVVRKYF; this is encoded by the coding sequence ATGCGAAAAAATATAGAAATTAGTGATAAGCAAACCCTGATTTTGGAATTTATTTTATCTTCATTAAAATCTAACGGTTACCCGCCTACTGTAAGGGAAATAGCCAAATCTGTAGGTTTAAGTTCTTCTGCCACTGTTTATTCACATTTAAAGAAGCTGGAAAAGATGGGATACATTAAAAGAGACCCCAGCAAGCCTAGAGCCATTGAAATTTTATCCAAAGCCAACCATTTGATCAATCCTGCAGTAGATTCCAGTATAAACCAGAGCGTTATGGTTCCATTGGTGGGAACTGTTGCTGCAGGTACCCCTATTTTAGCTGAAGAAAACATTGAAGATTATTTTCCCCTTTGCCAAGATTTTGTAAAAGGTAATAATCCTGTTTTTCTGCTTAGGGTTAGAGGTGACAGTATGGTTAATGCTGGCATATTAGATAGGGACTATATTATTGTTAGAAAGCAAGACACAGCTATCAATGGAGAAATAGTAGTAGCTTTAATGGAAGATGAATCTACAGTTAAAAGATATTTTAAAACCAGCAAAAACATAAAGCTAATGCCCGAAAACGACCATATGCAACCCATTATAACTAAAAATGTGTCTATAATTGGTAAAGTAATTGGTGTGGTTAGAAAGTATTTTTAA